The Candidatus Stygibacter australis genome includes a window with the following:
- a CDS encoding ATP-binding cassette domain-containing protein, translating into MQVLEIKNIYKRFGDVTAVNDLSFNLDAGNVFGFLGPNGAGKTTTIRMIMNIIVPDSGSISVMGNSKISEINNTIGYLPEERGIYRKMKVKEVLLFLSKLKEMRHNEASKAIDYWLDRMSLGEWKKKKVEELSKGMQQKLQFIATIMFDPSLIIFDEPFMGLDPINVNIIKDVIMEMKRKGKTIIFSTHSMDSAEKLCDRILLINKGKEVLSGKLSEVKQRFGKKNIHLNYEGDDAYLRESELVEKFDDFGNFIEIQMKPDADPQELLKQVSSRYRVSKFEIVEPSLNDIFIQAVSGSETGVSDVK; encoded by the coding sequence ATGCAAGTCCTTGAAATAAAGAATATTTATAAGCGTTTTGGAGATGTGACAGCGGTGAATGACCTGTCATTTAATTTGGATGCTGGTAATGTATTTGGATTTCTGGGTCCTAATGGGGCAGGAAAGACAACCACCATCCGGATGATAATGAATATAATAGTTCCTGATAGCGGCAGCATCTCTGTGATGGGAAATTCTAAGATATCTGAAATCAATAATACCATAGGCTATCTGCCTGAGGAGCGGGGAATATACCGTAAAATGAAAGTCAAGGAAGTGCTTTTATTTCTGTCAAAACTCAAGGAGATGCGGCATAATGAAGCCAGTAAGGCAATAGACTATTGGCTGGACAGGATGAGTCTGGGAGAATGGAAGAAAAAGAAGGTGGAAGAGCTATCCAAGGGTATGCAGCAGAAGCTGCAATTTATTGCCACTATCATGTTCGATCCCAGTTTGATCATCTTTGATGAGCCCTTTATGGGCTTAGACCCCATAAATGTGAATATCATCAAAGATGTGATAATGGAAATGAAGCGTAAAGGCAAGACAATAATCTTTTCGACCCATTCCATGGATAGTGCTGAAAAGCTCTGCGACCGGATATTACTGATCAATAAAGGTAAAGAAGTTCTTTCAGGCAAATTAAGCGAAGTGAAGCAGCGTTTTGGGAAAAAAAATATACATCTTAATTATGAAGGGGATGATGCATATTTACGGGAATCTGAGCTGGTAGAGAAATTTGATGATTTTGGTAATTTCATAGAAATACAAATGAAGCCGGATGCTGACCCTCAGGAACTTTTGAAGCAGGTATCCAGTCGTTATCGAGTAAGTAAATTTGAGATAGTGGAGCCATCTTTGAATGATATATTTATCCAGGCTGTGTCAGGCTCGGAAACGGGGGTGAGTGATGTTAAATAA